A section of the Jaculus jaculus isolate mJacJac1 chromosome 6, mJacJac1.mat.Y.cur, whole genome shotgun sequence genome encodes:
- the LOC101607714 gene encoding putative speedy protein E7 — protein MEQHTEDIHSMDGYTYTYITIECCRLCARLQRKMKEVEAQNQRLIHGSGHVIFRDILDNFTLVFEVCLRMIEYSKSSRPQSTTYESLAVAPEKRARRMRGLMKSRLTEVFQDKSSQACRAAASEAVSGLQFCRRKGQKRTIWSVNCTEGTKVWMYKKRRSSYRPEDLEAFFRLLEDPVIQSFLASDKSLKVSDKYLLSMVVEYFGRVGLPGHMYNRIHFFLALYIACDMEESDPITKVTIIQCLLGKEHWKGLCKEFLKLKTEFFKALEYRAWVKPDLCEEIQNQNPQHWVWSRVREGTH, from the exons ATGGAACAGCACACAGAGGACATTCACAGCATGGAcggatacacatacacatacataactaTCGAATGCTGTAGATTGTGTGCAAGGttgcaaaggaaaatgaaagaagtgGAAGCACAGAATCAGAGACTCATTCACGGAAGTGGACATGTTATATTTAGAGACATCCTGGATAACTTCACACTTGTATTTGAAGTTTGCTTACGAATGATAGAAT ATTCAAAAAGCAGTAGACCTCAGTCAACTACTTATGAGTCTCTTGCTGTTGCCCCTGAGAAAAGAGCAAGGAGAATGAGAGGCCTGATGAAAAGTAGATTGACGGAAG TTTTCCAGGATAAGAGCTCTCAGGCCTGCAGGGCAGCTGCATCAGAGGCTGTCTCAGGATTGCAGTTCTGTaggaggaagggacagaagagGACCATATGGAGTGTCAACTGTACAGAGGGAACTAAAGTATGGATGTATAAAAAAAGAAGATCAAGCTACCGACCTGAAGACCTAGAAGCCTTCTTTCGTCTTTTGG AGGATCCAGTTATCCAGAGCTTTTTGGCATCTGATAAGTCCCTAAAAGTCTCTGACAAG TACCTCCTTTCCATGGTGGTGGAGTACTTCGGCAGAGTCGGGCTGCCTGGGCACATGTACAACAGGATCCACTTCTTCCTCGCTCT TTACATCGCATGTGACATGGAAGAATCTGACCCGATTACGAAGGTGACCATCATCCAGTGTTTGCTGGGAAAGGAACACTGGAAAGGCTTGTGCAAAGAATTTCTTAAGTTGAAGACAGAGTTCTTTAAGGCACTGGAATACCGAGCTTGGGTCAAGCCTGATTTGTGTGAGGAG ATCCAGAACCAGAATCCACAACACTGGGTCTGGAGCCGGGTGCGTGAGGGCACCCACTAG